A window of the Streptomyces luomodiensis genome harbors these coding sequences:
- a CDS encoding cysteine hydrolase family protein, with product MNRALIVVDVQESFRARPSWEQIADPRIADPVNRLVRLARAEGDQVIWVLHTEPGSEGVFDPEQGQVRLLAELERPAPGEPVLHKTSHNAFTTTPLHQLLTTAGVRELVVCGIRTEQCVETTTRVGSDLGYRVVFVTDATTTHPIGELSAEAVIERAEAVLRGRFARIATVAELEAEAAGAAAA from the coding sequence ATGAACCGAGCACTGATCGTTGTCGATGTCCAGGAATCCTTCCGCGCCCGTCCGTCCTGGGAGCAGATCGCCGATCCGCGGATCGCGGACCCGGTCAACCGGCTGGTACGGCTCGCCCGTGCCGAGGGGGACCAGGTGATCTGGGTGCTGCACACCGAGCCCGGCAGCGAAGGTGTGTTCGACCCGGAGCAGGGTCAGGTCCGCCTGCTGGCGGAACTGGAGCGGCCCGCTCCGGGGGAGCCCGTGCTCCACAAGACCTCCCACAACGCCTTCACCACCACCCCCCTGCATCAGCTGCTGACCACGGCGGGCGTGCGCGAGCTGGTGGTCTGCGGTATCCGTACCGAGCAGTGCGTGGAGACCACCACCCGGGTCGGCAGCGACCTGGGGTACCGGGTCGTGTTCGTCACCGACGCCACCACCACCCATCCGATCGGCGAGCTGAGCGCCGAGGCGGTCATCGAGCGCGCGGAGGCGGTGCTGCGCGGCCGGTTCGCCCGGATCGCCACGGTGGCCGAGCTGGAGGCGGAGGCGGCGGGAGCGGCCGCGGCATGA
- a CDS encoding NUDIX hydrolase, which yields MASRFDERWLTVRWKNLREQTVYENRWFRVNLADVRLPDGRHLDHYLIRLRPVAVATAVNAANEVLLLWRHRFITDAWGWELAAGVVEDGEDIADAAAREMEEETGWRPGPLRHLLSVEPSNGLTDARHHIYWAEEASYVGHPEDDFESDRREWVPLKAVPDLVARGEVPAANMAAALLLLHHIRLG from the coding sequence ATGGCCTCCCGTTTCGACGAAAGGTGGCTGACCGTGCGATGGAAGAACCTCAGGGAGCAGACCGTGTACGAGAACCGATGGTTCCGGGTCAACCTCGCCGACGTCCGACTCCCCGACGGGCGTCATCTGGACCACTATCTGATCCGGCTCCGCCCCGTGGCCGTGGCCACCGCGGTGAACGCGGCGAACGAGGTGCTGCTGCTGTGGCGGCACCGGTTCATCACCGACGCCTGGGGCTGGGAACTGGCCGCGGGCGTCGTCGAGGACGGTGAGGACATCGCCGACGCCGCGGCCCGGGAGATGGAGGAGGAGACCGGCTGGCGCCCCGGCCCGCTGCGCCATCTGCTCTCCGTCGAGCCGTCCAACGGGCTCACCGACGCACGGCACCACATCTACTGGGCCGAGGAGGCGTCGTACGTCGGACACCCGGAGGACGACTTCGAGTCGGACCGCCGTGAATGGGTGCCGCTGAAGGCGGTGCCCGACCTGGTCGCCCGGGGCGAGGTGCCCGCGGCCAACATGGCGGCCGCGCTGCTGCTGCTGCACCACATCAGGCTCGGCTAG
- a CDS encoding sensor histidine kinase: protein MDVRTSGARAADAHAPGAEPPGEDHGRPSTGPGPGVPGGAPDGLGLHPDDLPDGLVVADEAGLVTFFNAAAARITATDPSDAIGRRLEVALPLEDLDGRRWWALTDPYGGLAIRAGQPERNLLLPGGREVLVSARYVRERPTGPVRRVVVSLRGTEARRRTERSHAELIATVAHELRSPLTSVKGFTATLLAKWERFTDDQKRLMLETVDADANRVTRLIAELLDISRIDSGRLEVRRQPVDLAAAVRRHVQALTAAGHTAERFLIRVRGPLPRLWADPDKIDQVLGNLLENAVRHGEGTVTIDIAPDIAPAPAKPVADGTPVERTAVTVSDEGPGIPEESMSRVFTRFWRGSKRGGTGLGLYIVKGIVEAHGGTITVDRARGGGAEFRFTLPVGTPAYLA from the coding sequence ATGGACGTCAGGACCTCCGGCGCCAGGGCGGCCGATGCCCATGCGCCCGGGGCGGAGCCGCCCGGCGAGGACCACGGCCGCCCGTCCACCGGGCCGGGACCCGGTGTGCCCGGCGGCGCGCCGGACGGGCTCGGGCTGCACCCCGACGATCTGCCCGACGGCCTGGTGGTGGCCGATGAGGCCGGCCTGGTCACGTTCTTCAACGCGGCGGCGGCGCGGATCACCGCCACCGACCCCTCGGACGCGATCGGCCGCCGCCTGGAGGTGGCCCTGCCGTTAGAGGACCTGGACGGCCGGCGCTGGTGGGCGCTGACCGATCCTTACGGAGGGCTGGCCATCCGGGCCGGCCAGCCCGAGCGGAACCTGCTGCTGCCGGGCGGCCGCGAGGTGCTGGTCTCGGCCCGCTACGTGCGCGAGCGGCCGACCGGGCCGGTGCGCCGGGTGGTGGTCTCTCTGCGCGGCACCGAGGCCCGCCGCCGCACCGAGCGCAGCCATGCCGAGCTGATCGCGACCGTCGCCCATGAGCTGCGCTCACCGCTGACGTCCGTGAAGGGGTTCACGGCCACCCTGCTGGCCAAATGGGAGCGCTTCACCGACGACCAGAAGCGGCTGATGCTGGAGACCGTCGACGCCGACGCCAACCGGGTCACCCGGCTGATCGCCGAGCTGCTGGACATCTCCCGGATCGACTCGGGCCGGCTGGAGGTGCGCCGCCAGCCGGTCGACCTCGCCGCCGCCGTCCGCCGCCATGTGCAGGCGCTCACCGCGGCCGGGCACACCGCCGAGCGCTTCCTGATCAGGGTCAGGGGGCCGCTGCCCCGGCTGTGGGCCGATCCGGACAAGATCGATCAGGTGCTGGGCAATCTGCTGGAAAACGCGGTGCGCCACGGTGAGGGAACGGTCACTATTGATATAGCGCCTGATATAGCGCCCGCACCGGCCAAGCCGGTCGCGGACGGTACCCCTGTCGAAAGGACCGCCGTCACCGTGAGCGACGAGGGCCCCGGTATCCCGGAGGAGTCGATGAGCCGCGTCTTCACCCGCTTCTGGCGGGGCAGCAAGCGCGGCGGCACCGGCCTGGGGCTCTACATCGTCAAGGGCATCGTCGAGGCGCACGGCGGGACGATCACCGTCGACCGGGCCCGCGGCGGCGGCGCGGAGTTCCGATTTACCCTGCCCGTGGGCACCCCGGCCTATCTGGCCTGA
- a CDS encoding PP2C family protein-serine/threonine phosphatase, translating to MIGASAVGGAFARGAHRLRVVTRVAPCLWVLGVICWELLTPHDTEVVPLLAAAPAIACASSGRRGYILLLGGASLLCALAPPTPLEPDGDVEEPHAGLVTCCAIFAVVVATYLGNGRRLRLIRELEQLRAVAAAAQDVVLRPLPARLEGIELAGGHLSASRGAVVGGDLYEALATPYGVRVIIGDVRGHGLPAIGTVAAVLGSFREAAHEEPRLTGVLRRLDRALERHLRARASGECPPDSPVDEEFVTVLLLEVGPDGEVTALNCGHPWPYRLHEQPVGPAIARQTDPGEVLPPLGLFPLPAEPPAAHWSALGAGDTLVLHTDGAEDARDAHGTFFPLRRALSEAAGPGPLVPTAVVEGVRSALLSHTGGRLADDVALVALRYDRCPLSAPTALTLPAADAGRN from the coding sequence ATGATCGGGGCATCGGCAGTCGGCGGCGCGTTCGCACGGGGAGCGCACAGGCTTCGGGTGGTCACCCGCGTGGCCCCCTGTCTATGGGTGCTCGGTGTCATCTGCTGGGAACTGCTGACCCCGCACGACACCGAGGTCGTCCCGCTCCTCGCCGCGGCCCCCGCCATCGCCTGTGCGAGCAGCGGCCGCCGCGGATACATCCTGCTACTCGGCGGCGCGAGCCTGCTGTGCGCCCTCGCCCCGCCGACCCCTCTGGAGCCCGACGGCGACGTGGAGGAGCCGCACGCGGGCCTGGTCACCTGCTGTGCCATCTTCGCCGTGGTCGTCGCCACCTACCTCGGCAACGGCCGCAGGCTGCGGCTGATCCGCGAACTGGAACAGCTCCGGGCGGTGGCCGCCGCGGCGCAGGACGTGGTGCTGCGGCCGCTCCCGGCCCGGCTGGAGGGGATCGAGCTGGCGGGCGGGCATCTGTCGGCCAGCCGGGGCGCCGTCGTGGGCGGCGATCTGTACGAGGCGCTGGCCACCCCGTACGGCGTCCGCGTCATCATCGGCGACGTCCGCGGCCACGGCCTCCCCGCGATCGGCACCGTCGCCGCCGTCCTCGGCAGCTTCCGGGAGGCGGCCCATGAGGAACCCCGGCTCACCGGTGTGCTGCGCCGGCTCGACCGCGCCCTGGAGCGCCATCTGCGGGCACGCGCGAGCGGGGAGTGCCCGCCGGACAGCCCGGTGGACGAGGAGTTCGTGACCGTCCTGCTGCTGGAGGTGGGCCCGGACGGCGAGGTCACCGCGCTCAACTGCGGCCACCCCTGGCCGTACCGCCTCCACGAGCAGCCGGTGGGCCCGGCCATCGCCCGGCAGACCGACCCCGGTGAGGTGCTGCCCCCGCTCGGTCTCTTCCCGCTCCCCGCCGAGCCGCCCGCCGCCCACTGGAGCGCCCTGGGCGCCGGCGACACGCTGGTGCTGCACACCGACGGCGCCGAGGACGCACGCGATGCCCACGGCACGTTCTTCCCGCTGCGCCGCGCCCTGTCCGAGGCCGCGGGGCCCGGACCGCTCGTCCCGACGGCGGTCGTCGAGGGGGTGCGCTCGGCGCTGCTGAGCCACACCGGCGGGCGGCTCGCCGACGACGTCGCGCTCGTCGCGCTGCGCTACGACCGCTGCCCGCTGTCCGCCCCCACGGCCCTCACCCTCCCGGCCGCCGACGCCGGCCGGAACTAG
- a CDS encoding transcriptional regulator produces the protein MEPNTLLDSVLDEAGVSHAGLAAHVNEAGRARGMKLRYEHTAVARWLKGQRPRGQVPDLICEVLGERLHRALTLDDIGLGTPGSPRGPATPLSGFVERATALWRSDEQQRPHVVQAPAVTGTPAVIPVWEWENPPEDSDVSRRGQTRVSMTDIETLRAARAHYEQMYRKAGGVATRTRVVGFLNSEAAPLLRGAYGDDTGRQLHRTTGGLVAIAGICAYDSDAHGLAQRYFHQALRLAKASGDRGLGAYVIALLVNQSLFMKEYRQAVAFAESALRAAGSQITPALAADLYAMQAKAYARLGDGAGTLSCIRRAETAADRIRPGQEPDETGYVQPGLVNVQVAEALLSLGDLGGAREHATAAVGTPAHDRGRVHRLAMLTHIELRQGDADRAGATAVEMTERARGMESQRLRDRLRAVREHLAASGCAATAAAAELIDGALRVPL, from the coding sequence ATGGAGCCCAACACACTGCTCGACTCCGTGCTCGACGAGGCCGGAGTCTCCCACGCGGGACTGGCCGCGCATGTCAACGAGGCAGGCCGGGCCCGGGGGATGAAGCTGCGGTACGAACACACCGCGGTGGCCCGGTGGCTGAAGGGCCAGCGGCCCCGTGGCCAGGTGCCGGACCTCATCTGCGAGGTGCTGGGGGAGCGGCTGCACCGCGCCCTCACCCTGGACGACATCGGCCTGGGCACCCCCGGCAGCCCCCGCGGACCCGCCACCCCGCTCTCCGGGTTCGTCGAGCGTGCCACCGCGCTGTGGCGCTCCGACGAACAGCAGCGCCCGCATGTCGTCCAGGCCCCGGCGGTCACCGGCACCCCCGCCGTCATCCCGGTGTGGGAGTGGGAGAACCCGCCCGAGGACTCCGATGTCTCCCGGCGCGGTCAGACGCGGGTCAGCATGACCGACATCGAGACGCTGCGCGCCGCCCGCGCCCACTACGAGCAGATGTACCGCAAGGCGGGCGGCGTCGCGACCCGGACCCGGGTGGTGGGATTCCTCAACTCCGAGGCCGCGCCGCTGCTGCGCGGCGCTTACGGCGACGACACCGGCCGCCAGCTCCACCGGACGACCGGCGGCCTGGTGGCCATCGCCGGGATCTGCGCCTACGACTCCGACGCGCACGGCCTGGCCCAGCGCTACTTCCACCAGGCGCTGCGGCTCGCCAAGGCCAGCGGCGACCGGGGCCTGGGCGCCTATGTGATCGCGCTGCTGGTCAACCAGTCCCTGTTCATGAAGGAGTACCGGCAGGCGGTCGCCTTCGCCGAATCGGCGCTGCGTGCCGCGGGTTCCCAGATCACCCCCGCGCTCGCCGCCGACCTCTACGCCATGCAGGCCAAGGCGTACGCCCGGCTGGGCGACGGCGCCGGGACGCTGTCCTGCATCCGGCGCGCCGAGACGGCCGCCGACCGGATCAGACCCGGCCAGGAGCCCGACGAGACCGGCTATGTCCAGCCGGGTCTGGTGAACGTCCAGGTGGCCGAGGCGCTGCTGAGCCTGGGCGACCTCGGCGGCGCCCGCGAGCACGCCACCGCCGCGGTCGGCACCCCCGCGCACGACCGGGGGCGGGTGCACCGGCTCGCCATGCTCACCCATATCGAGCTGCGGCAGGGTGACGCGGACCGGGCGGGCGCCACGGCGGTGGAGATGACCGAGCGGGCGCGCGGCATGGAGTCCCAGCGGTTACGCGACCGGCTGCGGGCGGTACGGGAACACCTCGCGGCCAGCGGATGCGCCGCGACGGCCGCGGCCGCCGAGCTCATCGACGGGGCACTGCGCGTCCCTCTGTGA
- the pheT gene encoding phenylalanine--tRNA ligase subunit beta — MRVPLSWLREYVDLPAGETGRDVQAKLVAAGLEVETVEQLGTGLKGPLVVGQVLAIEELEGFKKPIRYCQVDVGRANGTGEPQNIVCGARNFRVGDKVVVVLPGAELPGGFAISARKTYGKVSEGMICSASELGMSDEHDGIIVLPPEHEAGTDAIELLELVDEVLDIAVTPDRGYCLSMRGVARETATAYELPLRDPALLDVPAPNSHGYPVKVADPIGCDRFTARTVTGLDPEAHSPIWLQRRLQKAGMRPVSLAVDITNYVMLELGQPLHAYDRSRINGAIGVRRAEPGEKLTTLDGTQRALDPEDLVITDESGPIGLAGVMGGANTEIADATADAETGQVTGTTEVVIEAAHFAPVSVARTARRHKLSSEASRRFERGVDPQAASAAAQRTVDLLVLLAGGTAEVGVTEIIAPSAPHTITLPADHPDKVAGVPYGRETVVRRLQQIGCDVYGADDLTVTVPSWRPDLTDPNDLAEEVIRLEGYENLPATLPQPPAGRGLTERQRLHRRVGRALAGAGYVEALNYPFLGEEVLDQFGLAADDPRRDVVRLVNPLSDAEPALRTTLLPGLLGALRRNDGRGAHDLALFETGLVFRATGDEPAAVTLPVDRRPTDEQIAALNAALPHQPRRVAVVLAGDREQAGWWGKGTPVSWADAIEAGRIVAREAGVELIVRQDQQDPWHPGRCAALLAVVDGEEILVGNAGELHPRVTKALGLPERTCAMELELDRLERAGTGRVAAPHVSTFPVATQDVALVVDASVPAADVETALREGAGELLESLRLFDVFTGEQLGEGRKSLAYALRFRAPDRTLTAEEIAASRDAAVSAAADRTGATLRGA; from the coding sequence ATGCGGGTCCCGCTTTCTTGGCTGCGGGAGTACGTCGACCTGCCCGCCGGTGAGACCGGCCGTGACGTACAGGCCAAACTCGTCGCCGCAGGGCTCGAGGTCGAGACGGTCGAGCAGCTCGGCACCGGCCTCAAGGGGCCCCTGGTCGTCGGGCAGGTGCTGGCCATCGAGGAGCTGGAGGGGTTCAAGAAGCCCATCCGCTACTGCCAGGTGGACGTCGGCCGGGCCAACGGCACGGGTGAGCCGCAGAACATCGTCTGCGGCGCCCGGAACTTCCGGGTCGGCGACAAGGTCGTGGTCGTACTGCCCGGCGCCGAGCTGCCCGGCGGCTTCGCGATCTCCGCGCGCAAGACCTACGGCAAGGTCTCCGAGGGCATGATCTGCTCCGCCAGCGAGCTGGGCATGTCCGACGAGCACGACGGGATCATCGTCCTGCCGCCCGAGCACGAGGCCGGCACCGACGCCATCGAGCTGCTGGAGCTGGTCGACGAGGTCCTCGACATCGCCGTCACCCCGGACCGCGGCTACTGCCTGTCGATGCGCGGTGTCGCCCGCGAGACCGCGACCGCCTACGAGCTGCCGCTGCGCGACCCGGCCCTCCTCGACGTGCCCGCGCCCAACAGCCACGGCTACCCCGTCAAGGTCGCCGACCCGATCGGCTGCGACCGCTTCACCGCCCGCACCGTCACCGGCCTCGACCCCGAGGCGCACTCCCCGATCTGGCTCCAGCGCCGGCTCCAGAAGGCCGGGATGCGCCCGGTCTCGCTCGCCGTCGACATCACCAACTACGTGATGCTCGAACTCGGCCAGCCGCTGCACGCCTACGACCGCTCCCGGATCAACGGGGCGATCGGGGTGCGCCGCGCCGAGCCGGGCGAGAAGCTCACCACCCTCGACGGCACCCAGCGCGCCCTGGACCCCGAGGACCTCGTCATCACCGACGAGAGCGGGCCCATCGGCCTCGCCGGCGTCATGGGCGGTGCCAACACCGAGATCGCGGACGCCACCGCCGACGCCGAGACCGGCCAGGTGACGGGCACCACCGAGGTCGTCATCGAGGCGGCCCACTTCGCCCCGGTCTCGGTCGCCCGCACCGCCCGCCGCCACAAGCTGTCCTCCGAGGCGTCCCGGCGGTTCGAGCGCGGCGTCGACCCCCAGGCCGCCTCCGCCGCGGCACAGCGCACCGTCGATCTGCTGGTGCTGCTCGCGGGCGGCACCGCGGAGGTGGGCGTCACCGAGATCATCGCGCCCAGCGCACCGCACACCATCACGCTGCCCGCCGACCACCCGGACAAGGTCGCGGGGGTGCCCTACGGCCGGGAGACCGTGGTGCGCCGGCTCCAGCAGATCGGCTGCGACGTCTACGGGGCCGACGACCTCACCGTCACCGTCCCCAGCTGGCGGCCCGACCTCACCGACCCCAACGACCTGGCCGAGGAGGTCATCCGGCTCGAGGGGTACGAGAACCTCCCCGCCACGCTGCCCCAGCCGCCCGCCGGGCGCGGGCTGACCGAGCGTCAGCGGCTGCACCGCCGGGTCGGCCGGGCGCTGGCCGGCGCCGGATACGTCGAGGCGCTGAACTACCCGTTCCTCGGCGAGGAGGTCCTCGACCAGTTCGGGCTGGCCGCCGACGACCCGCGGCGCGATGTGGTGCGGCTGGTCAACCCGCTGTCGGACGCCGAGCCCGCGCTCCGTACGACACTGCTGCCCGGACTGCTCGGCGCGCTGCGCCGCAACGACGGGCGCGGCGCGCACGACCTCGCGCTCTTCGAGACGGGTCTGGTCTTCCGCGCCACCGGCGACGAACCGGCCGCGGTCACCCTCCCGGTCGACCGCCGACCCACCGACGAGCAGATCGCCGCGCTCAACGCCGCGCTGCCCCACCAGCCGCGCCGCGTCGCCGTCGTCCTCGCGGGCGACCGTGAGCAGGCCGGCTGGTGGGGCAAGGGCACCCCGGTGAGCTGGGCCGACGCCATCGAGGCGGGCCGGATCGTGGCGCGCGAGGCGGGGGTCGAGCTGATCGTCCGCCAGGACCAGCAGGACCCGTGGCACCCGGGCCGCTGCGCCGCGCTGCTGGCCGTCGTCGACGGCGAGGAGATCCTCGTCGGCAACGCCGGCGAACTCCACCCGCGGGTCACCAAGGCCCTGGGCCTGCCCGAGCGCACCTGCGCGATGGAGCTGGAGCTCGACCGCCTGGAGCGGGCCGGCACCGGCCGCGTGGCCGCCCCCCACGTCTCCACCTTCCCGGTGGCCACCCAGGACGTCGCGCTGGTCGTGGACGCCTCGGTGCCCGCGGCCGACGTCGAGACGGCGCTGCGCGAGGGCGCGGGCGAGCTGCTGGAGTCGCTCCGGCTGTTCGACGTCTTCACCGGTGAACAGCTCGGCGAGGGCAGGAAGTCGCTGGCCTACGCGCTGCGCTTCCGCGCCCCGGACCGCACGCTGACCGCCGAGGAGATCGCGGCGTCCCGCGACGCCGCGGTGTCGGCGGCCGCCGACCGCACCGGCGCCACCCTGCGCGGAGCCTGA
- a CDS encoding GlxA family transcriptional regulator, with protein MSRVVFVLVPGVHLLDLSGPAQVFDTARDLGQPYELTYVAERELVPSAQGLTLNARTRWPATGPDDLVVVPGWRSSPPHDGPEPGPHALERLCAHHAAGGTVAGVCAGALALGRAGLLDGRRCTTHHELQDELAARHPRATVVRDVLFTADERVVTSAGIASGIDLALHLLAVRHGPALAARVARNMVVFARRNGHEPQAGVMLRHRSHPDDVVHRVQDLIDARFAEPLSLTYLALTAQVSERTLTRLFTRATGGLTPLRYQQALRLERAEHLIGQGSTVEAAAREVGFDDARMLRRLRARAL; from the coding sequence ATGAGCCGGGTGGTGTTCGTCCTGGTGCCCGGGGTCCATCTGCTCGACCTGTCCGGACCGGCCCAGGTGTTCGACACGGCGCGGGACCTCGGGCAGCCGTATGAGCTCACGTACGTGGCCGAGCGGGAGCTGGTGCCCAGCGCCCAGGGTCTGACGCTGAACGCGCGCACCCGGTGGCCCGCGACGGGCCCGGACGACCTGGTCGTGGTGCCGGGCTGGCGGTCGTCGCCGCCGCACGACGGGCCGGAACCCGGCCCGCACGCGCTGGAGCGGCTGTGCGCCCACCACGCGGCCGGGGGCACCGTGGCCGGCGTCTGCGCCGGGGCGCTGGCGCTGGGCCGGGCGGGGCTGCTGGACGGGCGCCGGTGCACCACCCACCATGAGCTCCAGGACGAGCTGGCGGCCCGGCATCCCCGGGCGACGGTGGTACGGGATGTGCTGTTCACCGCCGACGAGCGGGTGGTGACCTCGGCGGGCATCGCCAGTGGGATCGATCTGGCGCTGCATCTGCTGGCGGTCCGGCACGGGCCGGCGCTCGCCGCCCGGGTGGCCCGGAACATGGTCGTCTTCGCCCGCCGCAACGGCCATGAGCCGCAGGCCGGCGTCATGCTGCGGCACCGCTCCCATCCGGACGACGTGGTCCACCGGGTCCAGGACCTCATCGACGCGCGGTTCGCCGAACCGCTGTCGCTGACGTATCTGGCCCTTACGGCGCAGGTCAGCGAACGCACCCTCACCCGGCTGTTCACCCGCGCCACCGGCGGGCTCACCCCACTGCGCTATCAGCAGGCGCTACGGCTGGAGCGCGCCGAGCACCTGATCGGTCAGGGGTCGACGGTGGAGGCCGCGGCGCGCGAGGTGGGGTTCGACGACGCGCGGATGCTGCGCCGTCTGCGGGCGCGGGCGCTCTGA
- the pheS gene encoding phenylalanine--tRNA ligase subunit alpha — MSAPNKSYDPVEVEALKPEEIARRRDEALAAIAAAGDLEALREVKVAHTGDRSPLALANREIGALPPHAKADAGKRVGQARGQVNQALKARQAELEAERDARVLVEEAVDVTLPYDRTPAGARHPITTLSERIEDVFVAMGYEVAEGPEVEAEWFNFDALNFPPDHPAREMQDTFFVRGAKGDQDGEGSGVVLRTHTSPVQIRSMIDREPPIYVICPGRTFRTDELDATHTPVFHQVELLAIDEGLTMADLKGTLDHMVRALFGEGMSTRLRPNFFPFTEPSAEMDMLCYVCRGESVGNPDRPCRTCSSEGWIELGGCGMVNPRVLIACGVDPEKYSGFAFGFGIERMLMFRHNVEDMRDMVEGDVRFTRPFGMEI, encoded by the coding sequence ATGTCGGCACCCAATAAGTCGTACGACCCTGTCGAGGTCGAGGCACTGAAACCGGAAGAGATCGCCCGCAGGCGGGACGAGGCGCTCGCCGCCATCGCCGCGGCGGGGGACCTCGAGGCGCTGCGCGAGGTGAAGGTCGCCCACACCGGCGACCGCTCGCCGCTCGCGCTCGCCAACCGCGAGATCGGCGCCCTGCCGCCACACGCCAAGGCGGACGCGGGCAAGCGCGTCGGCCAGGCCCGCGGCCAGGTCAACCAGGCGCTGAAGGCCCGGCAGGCGGAGCTGGAGGCGGAGCGGGACGCCCGGGTGCTGGTCGAGGAGGCGGTGGACGTCACACTGCCGTACGACCGCACCCCGGCCGGTGCCCGCCACCCGATCACCACGCTCTCCGAGCGCATCGAGGACGTCTTCGTCGCGATGGGCTACGAGGTCGCCGAGGGCCCCGAGGTGGAGGCCGAGTGGTTCAACTTCGACGCGCTCAACTTCCCGCCCGACCATCCCGCCCGCGAGATGCAGGACACCTTCTTCGTGCGGGGCGCGAAGGGTGACCAGGACGGCGAGGGCTCCGGTGTGGTGCTGCGCACCCACACCTCACCGGTGCAGATCCGGTCGATGATCGACCGCGAGCCGCCCATCTACGTGATCTGCCCCGGCCGCACCTTCCGCACCGATGAGCTGGACGCCACCCACACCCCCGTCTTCCACCAGGTCGAACTGCTCGCCATCGACGAGGGCCTGACCATGGCCGACCTCAAGGGGACGCTCGACCACATGGTGCGGGCGCTGTTCGGCGAGGGGATGTCGACCCGGCTGCGGCCGAACTTCTTCCCGTTCACCGAGCCGTCCGCCGAGATGGACATGCTGTGCTACGTGTGCCGCGGCGAGTCCGTGGGCAACCCGGACCGGCCCTGCCGCACCTGCTCCAGCGAGGGCTGGATCGAGCTGGGCGGCTGCGGCATGGTCAACCCGCGGGTGCTCATCGCCTGCGGCGTGGACCCGGAGAAGTACAGCGGCTTCGCCTTCGGCTTCGGCATCGAGCGGATGCTGATGTTCCGGCACAACGTGGAAGACATGCGAGACATGGTCGAGGGTGATGTGCGCTTCACCCGGCCCTTCGGGATGGAGATCTGA
- a CDS encoding MgtC/SapB family protein → MWEFGADQGLRQFAELGVALVLSTLIGLERAVQQKSAGLRTHTLVGVGSALFMQVSQYGFADVLLRDHISLDPSRVAAQVVSGIGFIGGGLIFVRRDAVRGLTTAATIWLTCAVGMACGGGLALLATAATVAHFLVVRGYPLLTRRLPALWSAERVEVQLSYRVGGGVLPRVLELCTAAGYRVVRVRVDRAPWKGRDRTTRVVRAEEEARPADTGVAEVLLALEGTGDILHLVGQISELDGVLGADAGHDLDGSE, encoded by the coding sequence ATGTGGGAATTCGGCGCCGACCAGGGACTGCGCCAGTTCGCCGAACTCGGCGTCGCCCTGGTGCTGTCCACTCTGATCGGGCTCGAGAGGGCGGTGCAGCAGAAGAGCGCCGGGCTGCGCACCCACACCCTGGTGGGCGTGGGCAGCGCGCTGTTCATGCAGGTGTCCCAGTACGGTTTCGCCGATGTGCTGCTGCGGGACCACATCAGCCTGGACCCCTCCCGGGTGGCGGCGCAGGTCGTCTCCGGTATCGGCTTCATCGGCGGCGGCCTGATCTTCGTACGGCGGGACGCCGTCCGGGGGCTGACCACCGCGGCGACCATCTGGCTGACCTGTGCGGTCGGCATGGCCTGCGGCGGCGGGCTGGCCCTGCTGGCCACCGCGGCCACCGTGGCGCACTTCCTGGTGGTGCGCGGCTATCCGCTGCTCACCCGCCGGCTGCCGGCCCTCTGGTCGGCCGAACGGGTGGAGGTGCAGCTCTCCTACCGGGTGGGCGGAGGGGTGCTGCCCCGCGTCCTGGAGCTGTGCACGGCCGCCGGGTACCGGGTGGTGCGGGTCCGGGTGGACCGGGCGCCCTGGAAGGGCCGGGACCGCACCACGCGGGTCGTCCGGGCCGAGGAGGAGGCCCGGCCCGCCGATACGGGCGTCGCCGAGGTACTGCTGGCCCTCGAGGGCACTGGGGACATCCTCCATCTGGTCGGGCAGATCTCCGAACTGGACGGCGTGCTCGGCGCCGACGCGGGCCACGACCTGGACGGCTCGGAGTGA